The Sulfurospirillum tamanense DNA segment CCCAAATCTATAAACTTGCAGGCCAAAGCGGGATGAGTAAAGAGCATTTAGGCACCATCATGCGTTTGACCCTTGAACACATGCCAAGCCGCATGAAAAGCAGCAGTGAGACCATCAAGCGCTACTTTCAAGTCCTCCTTCGCAAAATGATTCCTGTGCGCTCAGAGGTAGTGCTTAGCAAAGGGCAACAAAAGATAATGATGTTTGTGGGGCCAACAGGTGTGGGCAAAACCACCACCCTAGCCAAACTGGCCGCGCGCTATTCGTACCTTTCTCAGCAACGCTACAAGGTGGGCGTGATCACCCTAGATACGTATCGCATTGGTGCGGTGGAGCAGTTGTTTCAGTACGCCAAGATGATGCGTTTGCCTGTGGAAGACGTAGTAGACATTGGGGATTTTGAAAACGCTTTGCGTGCCTTGGGGCATTGTGATATTATCTTGGTAGACACCGTGGGAAGCTCCCAGTACGACAAAGAAAAACTAATGAAGCTTGATAATTTTCTCAAAAATTCCGCAGCACAGATTGATGTGAATTTGGTGGTTTCTGCGGGAACAAAACTGGAGGATTTAAAAGAGATTTACAGCAGTTTTTCTTTTTTAGATATTGATACGCTTATTTTTACTAAATTTGATGAAACCAAAGTCTTTGGCAATATTTTTTCCCTGATTTACGAAATCGACAAGCCCGTGAGCTATTTTTCCATCGGGCAAGAAGTTCCCGATGATTTGCGTACGGCTAGTAGTGAGTATTTGGTGGAGTGTATGTTGGATGGTTTCACAAAGGATACCCATGGAAAATCAAGCAAATAAGCTTAAGCGTCTTGTGAAAGAGCAGCCTGAAAAAACAGGCCATGTGACACGCTTTGTTGCTATTACAAGTGGCAAGGGTGGCGTGGGGAAAAGCACTGTGAGCGCTAACATGGCCAATTTGCTTGCCAACCATGGGTACAAAGTAGGGCTTTTGGATGCAGACATTGGATTGGCCAATTTGGATGTTATTTTAAACGTGCGCATTCAAAAAAACCTTTTACATGTACTCAAAGGCGAATGCGCACTAGCAGATATTGTGGTGCAAGTTAAACCTAATCTTATCCTTATTCCTGGAGAGAGTGGGGATGAGATCCTAAAATACAACGACCAGTTTATTTATGAGCGGTTTTTTGAAGAAGCAAAATTTTTAGATAATTTGGATTTTCTTATTATGGATACAGGGGCAGGGATTGGTGAAACAATTCAAGTATTTTTAGAAGCGGCGGATGAGGTGATTATCGTCACTGTGCCAGACCCCGCTGCTATCACAGATGCCTACGCAACCATCAAGGTGACAAGTAAAATTAAAGATTCTTTGCAAATGGTGCTCAATATGACACGCAATGAAAAAGAGGCGCAGTTAATTTTTGATAAAATCAAAAAAGTAGCGCTACAAAACATTGGCCCAAAGCTCGAACTCAATCTTTTAGGTAGGCTCCCCGATGATAAAATTGTCTCACGTAGTGTGAAACAACGCACGCTGTTTACCAATGACGCACCCATGAGTGCGCCGTCGATGGAGATGAAGCGCATCGTCAATAACCTCGTCTTTCGCTTGGAACGAAAAGTGCTTGACACCAAAGCAGACCGAAGCTTTGGCGGCTTTTTTAAGCGTTTAATGGAGCAATTTTGAGCAGCAAGGGTGATTACAGTATGCTAAAACCAGAAAATTTCATCTACTTCTTTACCGTGTGTGGCTTTTTTATCGGCCTAGTTTTTTCTCTTATGCTTGAAGCAGAACCTATGGATTTTTTAGTTTATACATTGGAAATCACCCTCTTTTTTTACTTGTTTATTCATGTGGTTATTATGAATTTTGTAGATGTCCGACTCGCAGGAAAGAAACTTTTTGATTATAAACAATACGAAGAAATCAGCGGGTATTTTATCCATGAGATTCAAGAGCGTGAGCGGCGAATGGAAACGTTGATCGAC contains these protein-coding regions:
- a CDS encoding MinD/ParA family protein; its protein translation is MENQANKLKRLVKEQPEKTGHVTRFVAITSGKGGVGKSTVSANMANLLANHGYKVGLLDADIGLANLDVILNVRIQKNLLHVLKGECALADIVVQVKPNLILIPGESGDEILKYNDQFIYERFFEEAKFLDNLDFLIMDTGAGIGETIQVFLEAADEVIIVTVPDPAAITDAYATIKVTSKIKDSLQMVLNMTRNEKEAQLIFDKIKKVALQNIGPKLELNLLGRLPDDKIVSRSVKQRTLFTNDAPMSAPSMEMKRIVNNLVFRLERKVLDTKADRSFGGFFKRLMEQF
- the flhF gene encoding flagellar biosynthesis protein FlhF is translated as MKFVTFTGETPAEALKKAQHECGEDAYVMSTKQVKKKTMNSPALYEIVVALDENATPHKPSAPTERPTRGEDVLLNISEAAKQISEIAKVTSAGAYAKERKEDAATKASLPTEELGQIKQEINKLADKIKLIQEMFWDEKAPMRGNLAIPPEFSQIYKLAGQSGMSKEHLGTIMRLTLEHMPSRMKSSSETIKRYFQVLLRKMIPVRSEVVLSKGQQKIMMFVGPTGVGKTTTLAKLAARYSYLSQQRYKVGVITLDTYRIGAVEQLFQYAKMMRLPVEDVVDIGDFENALRALGHCDIILVDTVGSSQYDKEKLMKLDNFLKNSAAQIDVNLVVSAGTKLEDLKEIYSSFSFLDIDTLIFTKFDETKVFGNIFSLIYEIDKPVSYFSIGQEVPDDLRTASSEYLVECMLDGFTKDTHGKSSK